The nucleotide window TGGCTTATAGCTGTTTTGCATTCCTAGATGTTGGTCAGTATGTTGCGATAGAGAACATTATTCCCGAGTCTGTTCTTGAGAATATTCAGCAATAAATAGACTAATTTACACAACTTGCAGTGAGCAAAACGCAGTCTAACTCCTAACACGTATCGTGCTCATTTTGTTTCGTCGCCATTGGCGATTTGAAAGCTTGTCCTCCTAGATGTCCTCACTGAGCTCTCGCTCGGTTTTAAGTACCAAACACTTCAACGACTCATTTAATGAACAAGTCATCTGAATCTATACTGATACTTGAATCGGCTCTCTCCGGTTCTTGGAGTGTCAGTAATGACCTCACCAAATCTTGTCGAGCGTTCACGTCTTAGCCCCTCACTAATCAGATCTATATTCCAGAGGTCAATGCGTTTCAGCTTCGAATGTGTAAACCGATCAGTCTAATCCTGACAAAGTTGACAATATTATGACTAGACCGGTCGGTTTGTTGCGTTTATTATATATACAACGTCGAGACGACATAACTTTAAACGGTGAATTTCATATGAATAGATCAATCATTATTGCTGGTTCGAGTGGCTTAGTTGGGCGAGAAACGTTGAGTGCTTTGTTAAGCAGTCAGAATATCAGTACTGTTTACGCACTGTCTCGACGTGAACTTAATACGCAGCATCAGAAATTGAAGCAGATAATTGACAGTAATCTAAGTGTTCCTGCAATCCGTTTAGATTCAGATCTTCCGGACGTTGGGGTTATCGCTTTAGGTAGCACGATTAAAAAATCGGGTACCAAAGATAAACTTCGCGCAATTGATGTTGACCTAGTCGTGTCGACCGCAGCAAACATGAAAGATCTTGGAGTGAAACACCTGATCGTCGTGTCATGTCTTGGAGCTGATAGCAAAGCTCGCTCGCATTACCTTCGCTGCAAAGGGGAGATGGAAAATGACGTTGAATTACTTGATTTTGAGAAAACGACTTTCCTACACCCGGGCCCGTTGGCGGGGGATCGACAGGAGAAGAGAACTGACGAAAAGTTACTTCAAGGTGCTCTGAAAGTACTTAAGCCGATGATGATCGGCAGTATGAAAAAGTACCTACCAATTCAAGCATCGAATATTGCAAACAGCATTTTGATTCATTTGACATTTCCGAGCTCTAGAAAGGTGGAGAGATTAGATTCTCTCGATATGATGAAGCTAGCGTCTTAGCCCCATCTCGGCATGAGCGAGCGTCTGCGATGTTTAAACCTGAATGTAGGAAGAGATACTAATGAGATACAAAGTAACATTTTTGCTGATGATTCTTGTGATGGCCGGGGAAGCGTTCAGTCATGAGCTAAAAGCCGAGCCTTCGCACGCGCAATTTGAATCGTGGGCATACGATGATTATCGAATGGTCGTAGAAAATACTCGCACATTATGGTTTGTCGACTATTACGATATTAGTCACTTGAAAAGCAAAGAAGGTGATAGCGCACTTCTATTGACGTTTACGCCGGATAAGTTAACACAAGAAAAAGTCACAACAGCCACTATTGAGGCGCTAGAAGAGTCAAACCCTGGCATCAATATGAAAGACTCAAATATTCAAAAACTAGTGGATAGCCTATCCATGCCGCTCATTAAAGACGATGTGATTGCCATTATCTACAAAGGGGAAGCGATGCAGATTCAATATAACAATGACGTTGTGTATCAGGCTAAAGCATCTTCAAAACAGAGTGTTGCTTTAAGGAATATCTGGCTAGGCGAGACCCCTGTTGATGATTTGCTATAAGAGCCAACTAAAGTGGGGCAAGTTCCTCATGATAATGGTGCTAACTTTGCCATCGTTCGTTGCTATGAGTGGAGAAAATATGATGACGAGAACGGATAAAACTGAATACAGAGAGTTTGCGAAGGGACTTAAGTATGAGTTGGTATTTCGAAACTTAGGTAAACAGGTATTTTCTGAACTCAAACACAACCCGCCAGGCAGTATGACAGCAAACAGTTTGGACTTGCTCAGCAAAATGGAACAACACAATACCATTGTGATGAACCCTGTTCGCAAACAGTACAGTGTTGATAGCACTATTCGTTGTAAAGATAAGTTTTTCGCTAAAACAGTGACGTTGTCTTTGAAAGTGATGCCATATTTAGGGGCGAAATATTTAGAGGGCAGCGCAGAGCGATTTGTTCACCAGCTTAAGGATATTCAAGCATCCAGCCCAGTCGGTTATGAAAAAGAAATGACTTATATGGTAGAGCATGAAAAAGCGCTGTATGGGTACTTAGTCCACTTGAATGATGGTGACCCAAAGCGCGCCCATTCGGTCCTTGAAGACTTTGTTTCCGAGCATAATATTCAATAGATTTGATTGTTTCGTTTTGCCTTCAATCATTTTCAAACTCTAGAGAGGTTATCTATGAAAAAACTGTCTTTAATTGCTTTGTTTGTTCTGCCCATTCTAGGTTGTGAAACGACCGTTGATCAGAACGCTCATCAATCTCAACTAAATGCCGTTGATGAGAGTGTGCTCATTGTTGATCGAAACGTTGAAGATAAACGACTAGATAAAGTTTTAACTATCGACCATTCTCGATTAGCTGAGCAGGCAAATGAATATTTAGCACCAAGTCGAGTGGACTTTTATACCGACGACCAGTTGAATACTCAGTTGCTCAAAGACAGTTTACAAGTAGGGCTCGATTTACCATTTCGTATTTTGAATTATGTTGAAAATGGTGAGAAAAAAGTAATTTATACCGATGCTCAGTTTATTCAAAAGCGACACGGAATAATGGATAACGAAGCCCTTGAGCAGTACGCAGAAAAAACGGCATCGCTAACTAATGGGTTAGAAAATATTGCGCCAGTGCAGAGCGAAGGCTTAACAAAGAACTACGGCATTGAAACATTAGTATCAGAGTATGATTTTGAAACGACACTGAACAATATTAAACGAGATGTTCTTGCTCAAGGTGACACGGTTTGGTTTATGAACTGGGACTTTAAGGCTAGAGCGAAAGCTATTGGGGAGTCTCTATCTAATGCGACCTTGCTCGTTTTTGGTGGGCCAGCGCCAGGTGCAAAAGCAATGACCGATTTCCCAAGTATTGGATTGGATGCTTTTGGCCAAAAAGTATTAGTGACTGAAGAAAACGGTCAAGTGACGGTTGCCTACAATAATATTGTCGACATGTCTGAACTCCATTATCAGGACAATGCAATTTCTCATAAGGTCATCAACTTTCGATTGGGTAAAACTCTCGGCGGAGCCGTAGAAAAATAATCTATCTCGTTACTAATTATATCGATAATTAGCGTCTAATTAATTCACATTAATAAAAAGCTATGATTTTAAAATTATGGCGTGGCTTTTTATTACCTAAAAACTACGGCTAATTTAATAGCCTAATTTTAACACTGCCATTTTGGCACTAAAATTCAACTATTGGAATATCATGAAAACACAATTAGTTACATTATCTTCTTTGTTTTTTATTTCTTTATCTAGTTCAGTTCTTGCAAGTGACGCTATTGTTAATGAAAGCCTAGAACAAAAAAAACAAGATGAAAAAAGTTATCACAGTCAAGACATTAGAAATGTCCAGAGTAGTATTACAGGTGAATATGAATCTTATGAAGATGCTGATGCAATATCTTTGGACGGTACATACGGTATTAATGATAAAGCAAGTGTTGGTATAACATATAAAAACTACTCGTTTGACTACGATGATGAAGCATCAGACGTCATGTCGCTAACAGGTCAATACAATATATCCAGTAATGTCGTAATTGATGGCGTTTGGAATAACATAGATGGAGAATATAATAATTATCGATTTGGAGGTAATTATGTAGGGGATGCTAGGTTTGGTGTGTGGAATGTTGGTGCAAATTACTATGGTGGTGACCTTGCTGATGGTTTCGACGTAGAGGCTGGGGTTTTGGTTCCATTTGGTAATATGTACTACCGTGGTGACTTTACGTATTTTGTTGATGCAGAGGGGTATGAAAATATTTTCGAAAATAAACTTGGATGGACAAACGGAAAAATTGACGTTAATGCATCAGTAAGTACCTATGAATTAGGTGAAGATACGTTTTTTGGTGTTGAATTAGGTTATCTTTTTTAAGTTGTAGGCGAGAAAGTGAATTTTTTAAACAAAAAAATGGTACTAAAATTATCAGTATTGATGTTAATTGTGCCGGTTGTAACTGGTTGCGTCGGTAGTAACTTTACGACCAATAAACTAATGGAATTTAATGTTAAGGTTGTTGATAACCGCTATGCACGTGGCGGTGTTAACTTCTTATTGGCACCTGTTTATGGCTTTACAACATTGGCAGATTACTTCGTTGTTAACTCAATCGAGTTCTGGACGGGGTCAAACCCTTTCGACGGCACTCCGCATATCTTTGATAGTAAAGTCGAGACAATGATTGATATTAACGGTGATCTTGATCCTTCACTGCGTGATGCACCGATTGATCCTCTGACGTACCACAACATTGAAGACAGTCACATAAGAACTATTGACGAAAATACTATTGAGATGGAAGTGACTTATGTTGACGGCACTTCTTCAACGGTAACCGGCGTGAAGGAAGGTGCAAACGTTAAGTACTTTGTTGATGGTGAGTTTGTCTCTGAAACATCTGTAGAGGCGTTATCAGAAGCATTTGAAGTGAGCTCATAATCATCCATTGTCAAAGTGAACGTTATTGTTCGCCTATTATTTCTAAATATTTACGATTAATAATCAAGCTTTTAGGATATTAATATGAATCAATTTGGCGTGACTGGTTTTATTGTGAAAAGTAGCCTTACTAAAAAGAATATTCAACCTGTCGATGATATGTCTTATCCAGGATGTAGCTTTTTAGTGCAAACAGATAACTTTCTAGTGTCATGTTGTTCATTAGATAAATATATTCATAATGCGTTTGAAACTCTTCAAAACACAAAAGGAAAAGTTAAACTAGAAGGGTTTTTGTTTGTAGATACTTATAGTGATAATGCGTCTTTGTCTGTAGTGACAAAAATAACACAGTAATAGCGATTAATAAGCTTCTTAATAGGGGCTTGTTATAAAGAAAAAGGACGAAGTTAACTTCGTCCTTTTTTGTCATTGTAAACTTGTTAGTTAATGAACTTAAGCCAACTCACCCGTTTGCGAGAAAGCTTCTAACTTCGCCGCGTACGGTTGTAGGTCACCGATATTCAGATTTACCCACTCGTCATTGAAGTAAGTGTCTAGGTAACGTTCACCGCTATCACATAGCAAAGTCACGATAGAACCTGTTTCGCCACGTGCTTTCATTTCACTGGCTAACTGAAGCACGCCGTACATGTTAGTACCGGTTGATGCGCCAACCTTGCGACCAAGAATTTCAGATAACCAATGTGTCGTTGCGATACTTGCTGCGTCTGGGATTTTTCGCATTTCGTCAACCACACCAGGAATGAAGCTTGGCTCTGCTCGTGGGCGACCAATACCTTCAATCTTGCTGAATGTATTGCCTTTCACGTTCGCATTGCCTGTTTGGAAGTATTCGTGGAATACAGAGTTTTCAGGGTCGACAACACAAAGCTTAGTTTCATGCTGTTGGTAGCGAATGAAGCGGCCGATAGTTGCAGAAGTACCGCCAGTACCTGGGCTCATTACTACCCAAGCTGGGACTGGGTGATCTTCCATCTGCATTTGATTGAAAATCGAGTTCGCGATGTTGTTGTTACCACGCCAGTCGGTTGCGCGCTCAGCGTAAGTAAATTGGTCCATGTAATGACCATTCAGCTCTTCTGCTAAACGACGTGACTCATCGTAAATTTCATCTGAGCGGTCAACAAGATGTGCTTGGCCGCCGTAGAATTCAATCTGCTCAATTTTCTTCTTTGCTGTGCATTTTGGCATTACCGCAATAAACGGGAGACCTAGTAGGCGAGCAAAGTAAGCCTCAGACACGGCTGTGCTACCTGATGAAGATTCAATGATCGTCGTTTCTGGACCAACCCAACCGTTACAGATAGCGTATAAGAACAGAGAACGCGCTAAGCGGTGCTTCAAAGAACCCGTTGGGTGTGTGCTTTCATCTTTAAGGTAAACATCAATGCCTTCGATACTTGGTAGTTCGAGCTTGATAAGGTGCGTATCCGCTGAGCGTTGGTAATCGGCTTCAATTTTACGAATCGCGTTATTAATCCATTGATGGTCAGTGCACATAAGCGTTCTCCTGATCGAGTGTAGGAATTCTTTGTAATTGGTATGGTTCTAATTTAGCTACAATTGGAGAGAAAAACTTTGCCATATTTGCTTTGTTTTGCTTAAATTGTAGAAAATAATTCTCTTTAAATGCGATTTGGTGAAAGTGTGATAGATGCCGTAGATAAAAAAATATTAGGATTACTGCAAGAAGACAGCACTCTGTCATTGAATGACATTTCTGAAGCAGTCAATCTCACCACAACGCCTTGCTGGAAAAGACTTAAGCGTCTCGAAGAGAACGGCATTATTGAGAAAAGAGTGGCGTTACTGAATCCCGAAAAGCTCGATCTTTCTTTTACCGCGTTCGTATTGATTAAAACCAGTGATCATTCTCACGAGTGGTATGGTCGTTTTGTGAATACTGTGTCGGAGTTTCCAGAAGTGATGGAGTTCTATCGCATGGCTGGCGAATATGACTATATGATGAAGGTTCAGGTGAAAGACATGAAGTGCTTTGATGATTTCTACAAGCGCTTGGTGAATAGCATTGATGGTATCTCTAATGTGACCTCGACATTTGCGATGGAACCATTGAAGTACACGACAGCATTGCCGCTTTAAGCTACGCCTAGTTACGCATTAACAATCGTCTGAGCTTAACTATCGTCTCAGTTTAGATATCGCCTCTGCGATAAAGAAAAGGATTATTCATGTTTGCAAAAGTATCTACCGCTATCCAGCTGGTATTGGCGGTCGCCATTTTTTACTTGGGTTACACCATCTACTCGTTTACTAATAAAGTAGGGGAGATCGTCGATACTTATCCGCAGGTTATCGAAGATTTATCCGGTCTCACTAAAGGGCTCAAAGTGGAAGAGCTGCTAGCGTTTGCTGAACATGTCAGCGAGCTTGCTCCTCAAGTTTTGAACACAGTCGAAGAGGTCAGAAAGACGATAGATGACGTGAATCAAACCGTTTCATCGGTCGACAACAAAATCCCTGCGATATTAGATGAAGTAAAAAATGTTCGAACGGAAGTTGAGCAGGTCAGAACCGATGTTATTCCACCAACATTAACTGAGCTGAAACGATACCGTGTGGATGTCATGCCACCGATGCTCGCTGAAAGTAAATCGTACCGCGAGCAAACTATCCCCGCCGTTGTTACTGAATCTGAAATGCTAAGAGCGGAAGTGCCGAATATTTTGGTGCAAGCTAATTTGTTGGCAGATAAGAGTCAAGCTTTGGCTCAGGACGCTGCAGAAGGCGCTGTGAAAGGTGTGGTGCTATCACCATTTAACCTTCTGCGAGATGCCGGAGATGGCATCAAAACACGAGTACAGAGCGAGTTTGAGCCTACGCTAGAAGCAGAATAGATTTTAGTCACTCTTAAGTGACGGCTTTTCGTTAGTGTTATAAAAAAGAGAGGCTAGGTATTAAACCTAGCCTCTCTTTTTGTTTTCTCGTACATATTTTGGGCTTATAAAAAGCGTTTATTCGCTATTTATTTGAACGCTATTTATTTGAGCGTTATTTAGTAAAGCGCATCACACCTTCTTGTACTGCTGTCGCTACGAGCTCACCTTTCTGATTAAAAATTTCGCCGCGCACTAGGCCACGAGTGTTCGCCGCCGTCGGGCTTTCAATCGCATAAAGCAGCCACTCATCCATTTTGAACGGGCGGTGGAACCAGATTGAGTGGTCAATCGTCGCCACTTGGAAGTTGGGCGTCATGATTGACACTTCATGTGGGTGAAGTGCTGTCACCAAGAATCCCCAATCGGACGCGTAAGCCAGCAGGTATTGGTGAATCAATTGGTTGTCTGGCATTGCGCCATTTGCTCTTACCCAAAGGTACTGCTTCGCTTCCGCCTTCTTAGGATTGAGTGGATTCACGACCGTTACAGGGCGCATCTCAATCGGCTTTTCACCACAGAAGGTTTTACGCAGTTTCTCTGGTAGGAACTCAGCAATGTGGCTCGCTAACTCGGTTTCAGATGCAAAGTTCTCTGGCCCAGGAATATCAGGCATTGAAATCTGGTGCTCAAAGCCTGGAGCATCACCGTGATAAGAAGCCGTGAGATAGAAAATAGGGCGGCCATTTTGAATCGCTTTCACACGGCGCGTGCTGAAGCTGCGTCCATCTCTTAGGTTCTCAACATCGTAAATAATTGGCTTTTCAGGATCGCCAGGAAATAGAAAGTAACTATGAAACGAGTGCACACTACGGTCGTCTTGAACGGTATAACGAGCAGCAGAAAGCGCTTGCCCTAATACTTGACCACCATAAACCTGTGGTAGACCTAGGTTCTCACTTTGCCCGCGGAACAGACCTTCTTCCAGCTTCTCTAGCTGAAGTAAACTTAATAATTCTTGTAAAGGTTGACTCATCGCCAGCATGCCTCTTGGTAAAATGGATGTCAGATTATTGTGTTAATCATTTAGCTTAGTCAGATATCTGTCAATAAATCATAGGGTTTCAAGACAGAATATGAAAGCTCTCTTATAATTGGTGGGTAGATTTGCCGAGTCCGGCAAACATGTTGAGAGAAATTGAATATGAAAAAGGCTCTAATTCTTATTACGTCTTTAGTATCGTTTGGCCTACTTGTTGGTTGCCAAGCAACATCAGAAACGAACGCTTCTCAGGAAGTGGTTGCAGAGAACACTCAAGTGATTTCAGGAACAGTAAGCTACCGTGAAAGAATTGCATTGCCAGAGAATGCCGTGGTGACTGTTACGCTAGAAGACATCTCACTGGCTGACGCACCATCGACAGTTATCGCAACTCAAGAGTTCACCACAGACGGTAAGCAAGTACCGTTCGCATTCGAGCTAAGCTACGACAACGACAAAATTAAAGCTAACCACCGTTACAACATGCGCGCAGCGATTCACGTTGACGGTAAACTGCGTTTCACTACTGACACTATTAAGTCAGTAATTACTGATGTAGAAAATACACAGCAAGCAGACCTACGTTTGGTTGGTGTTCGTTAATCAGAAATCGATGCCACTGTTAAGGCATCTTGATTGGCTTAACTTAGCCAGTTGAATCAGCGATTAGTGGCAGCTCTAGGGCTGCCATTTGTATATTCTGAGTTTGATCTTTCCTGCATCACTCACCTCAATCCCTTCTTTAATCAAATGCTGCTTTTGTCGGGCGAACGAATCACCCTTTAAAGATATTTCACCCTTGCTGTTTATCACTCGATACCAAGGCAGTTTGCTACCTTCTGGCAGGTTACCCAGCGCTTTACCTACATGGCGCGCATAGCCCGGAAATCCTGAAAAACGTGCTATGTCTCCATAAGTTGTTACTTTCCCATATGGAATTTGGTGAATCACAGCAAAGATTTGAGGCAAAAATTGGTCCATACTAAATGTTCCTAGTTCATTAATACCACGGATCGGTAGAAGGAGAGGGCTATGGTATTTACAACGTTTCAGTTCTTGATAACCACATTATTAGCGGTTGTCTGCGCGAGAGCAATCAGTTTAAGTGAGGGAGATATCCCAGTACTTGCAATGGTCATTCCTGCTTTATGGATTCTGCCGCAAGGAGGCATCGCAGGATTAGCTTTGCTTGTTTCCATGACCACTTATGGTCTAACCCTTCCTTTGCAGCCCATCACGCTGTCTGTCAGTGCGTGGGTACTATTCCCGCTATTGATGGTGGTCTTCTCAAGACGTAGTAGTTTGTCAGTCGTGATTATTTCCGGCCTAATTGTGACTACTTTGCAGGTTGGGATCATGGTGACACAATCAGCAGGCAAGCTTGAAGGCGTCCCGTGGGTTACCACACTTCAGACCTTATCAATCATCGTGATTTGGTGGGCGGCAAATCATCTTAAGCCAGCCAGCCGACACAGCTGGTGGTCATTAGGCTTAATACTTCCATTATGGATAGCCGATTTACCTTATGCCGCTTTGGTTGCCTTGTGTGTAACGGGCATCATGGCATCGATGGAAACGCTGACGCGCTTGAAAACCTTCCGCTGGAATAAACTATTATGTTGGACACTGCCAACGGTCGGTTTTGCGGCTCTGGTGATTACTCCAAGCATCGAAGTGCCTAGTCCAGTCTTTGTGGTGTGGTTGTGTCTATTAGGTACCGCGTGGATGACAGACTACATCATTCGCACAGAAGATAACGAAGACATCGATATCTAGTACACCAGCAATCCAAACCTTCCAAATGCAGGTAAATGGTGAATTTACCTGCGATTTTCTAGTGGTTTGAATAAAGGATAAGCACTTAGACCGCAATTGTTCAAAAATAGGGTGGAAGGGCTTGCAATGGTTGCTGTGATGCTTAATAATCCAATCACTCTTTGAGGCAAGCCTCTTAGAAAACGAATCTATGGGGGCCTGGTCCTCCCGCAACAATAGCTCGTGAACTCGGTCAGGCCTGGAAGGGAGCAGCCGCAGCGAGTGACTTGTGTGCCGGGATGTGGCTGGGTTCCCACCCTTTAAAAAAGCCGTTACTTATGTGACGGCTTTTTGCTATCTGAAGCTTTTTAAAGTGAACAACAGTTCGCAATTAGTTTAGTCCACACTGCATACCAAACTATTCGTAAATGCTGTATGAAAAGTACTTACTTGCGATTTTTTGATGCTGACCATTGTCGATCAAGCGCTGGATACCGTCATCAATAAGATCTTTGAGTTCATTATCTTGTTTTCGTACCGCGACACCAATACCACGCCCGAACCATTTTTCTTCTGTAAATTTAGGACCCGTAAAGTGGTAGTCCTTACCTTGTTCCGTTTCAAGAAAGCCCGCATTGAGTCCCATAGAACCACCAAACACGCTATCTAGGCGCCCGTTGAGTAAATCGGTAAAGGCTTCGTCGAATGATCCATAACGCTTGATATCTACATTTGGGTAGATCTCGGAAAGGTATTTGTCACCAATGGTAGCGCGCTGAACCCCAATTGTTAGTTCATTTAAGCTGCCGTCATCCATATTGATTTCACGCCCCTTTTCCATGACAAAACGAGTGGGAACTTTAGCGTAAGGCATAGTGAAATTAACTTTCTTTTCTCGCTCTTCAGTGATAGTCATCGCAGCAATGATTGCGTCGTTTTTTCTGCTTAAAAGCGAAGGGATAATCCCGTCCCAGTCAGTTTTTGAGATAACGCATTTTACTTGTAGCTCAATACATAGAGCATTAGCCAAGTCGACTTCAAATCCTTCTAATTGGCCGTCTTGTGTCGTCCAGCTGAATGGTGGGTATGCTCCTTCCACCGTAAATCGGATTTGCTTCCAATCTTTTGCGTAAGTAAATACTGAGAAAACACTGACGAATACAACAAATATCCACTTCATTTTTATTTCCTTATAGTTTTAATGGATAAGTATGGTTAATCAAATGTTAAAAAATATCAATGTTAATGCATATCATTGTGAGCAAAGGCATTAGATAACTTCTGGAACTCTTGTTTCCCAAACTAATTACACGACTTTTTTTTATCTAAATTTCTATTTATATCTTTCATAAACAGTAACTTGCTGTACTTACCGCAAGATCTTTAAGATCCTCTCCTTTGATTTATGTTGCACCTGAAACAAAATTTAATATAATGAGCGCATTATTTTGTTGCAGGTGAAACATTATGGCTAATAAAGCGTATCAATGGATGCTCTATCTAACACTTGGCACCAGTGCCTTGTTTGCTCTTTTCTTGGTGGCAAGTGACAACCTTGCGCCATTCACAACTCAAGCTCAATTGCACATTCCAACCAGCCGTATTGCTGCAGAAGTGTCGGCGCCAGTGGTGGAGTTGGCTGTTAAGAATGGTCAGGATGTAAAAAAAGGGGACGTGCTAGTTCGCTTAGATCCAACTCGTTTTGAATTGGCGTTAACTCAGGCTGAAGCGGCTTTGGTTGAAGCAGAGCAAAGCTATGAAGCAAACAAGCAGCTCTTGCATGGTGCAGAAGCGACGTTACGTCAGCGCCAACACGAAGCTGTGAATGCCGAGAGAAAATTGAAGCGTAACCAGCAATTGATTTCGAGAAAGCTTGTTAGCCAAGAAACGCTAGACGATAGCCGAGCGGACACGATTGTAAGACAGCAAGCCGTCGAAGCTGCGCAAGCCGATATTGAGCAGATAAAAGCTGAGCTTGAGAAAAGCAGCGACAACGGTGCTTTGGCTGTTGCTCGAACTCGCGTTGAACTGGCGCAATTGGATTTGGACAAAACGACAATCGTCGCGCCTGTTGATGGCGTAATCAGCAATCTCAACCTTAACTCAGGAACCTATGTTGGCGCTGGCAGCCCCGTTTTGTTTTTGGTTGATCGCCAGCATGCTTGGATTAACGCAGACTTCAACGAAAAGGGCAGTGCAAATCTGACTGCGGGAACAACCGTTCGTTTGGTGTTTGATGCAATGCCTGGTGAGGTATTTGAGGGAAATATTCAAGGGCGTGAACTGGCTATCTATGATGCGAGTAGCGACAACAGCGGCCTCGCGAAAGTCGTGAACGATGATCGCTGGATTCGAGACCAACAAAAAGTGCGTACACAAGTAACGCTGCCGTCACTTGATCACTCATTGTTCTCAGGCTCTAAAGTGAGCGTGATGGTGGTGCCTGAAGCGACGTTTTGGGATGTGATCGGAAGTGCATGGATGGAAGTGCTAGCTCGCATTCGCTACGTAGTTTAACTGTGCTCTTCAATCATCGACTAACTGACTACCCACTGACGAAATAACGATTTACGACCTAAGAGGCAGATTATGAATAACGAAGTTCGAGGCCCGATTAACTGGTCTGAAGTAGCTTGGATCAGCGCTATTGTGTCTTTGGGTATGTTGGCTCAACTTTGGCTACAGCTAGGTGTTGCGGCATACCTCGCTCTTTATCCGGTAATGGCGGCGACCAAGATTAACGACTACTCAGTGAGAGGTATGCTCAAAGCGTTTCTCCCTATCTTGGGTGTCGCTTGTGTGGCTCTGCTTGTCGATCAGTTATTTGCCTCACACCCGGCAGTGGTTTGGGTGATCAGTTTATGGGTATTTGATTTAGCAAGAAGGTGGGCCGACACGCCAGCCAAACTTGGGAAAATCTACATCCCATTGCTCAATTGGTTTTTGGTGATTGTGTTTGCACAACATGGCCCAATGCCAATGACGGACTGGGTTCGCGATATAGCAGTGAGCATGGTGACGACCATGGTTGTGGTGAGATTTGTGATGCTGTTCTTAAAGCCGCCCAAAGCGATGCCGCCGCTGCCAATGCAAAGTGTTCCTGTAACGTACCAGCAGCGAGTGATATATGTGGTCATGCTTGGCGTTGGTTTAGCATTTTTGATGATGGTCGATTTGATTGCCGCGACGTTCTGCATGATGCCTGTGATTATTGCGGCTGCGCAAAGTGAACGCATGAACTATCAAATGGTGGTGAAAAACTGTTTACAAGCCCACGTTGGTGGTTGTGCATTGGCGTTGGTCTTCGTCACCTTGTTAGCGGGGCAACACTCCTATAATTGGGTGTATATCATTGGACTAACAAGCTTGGTGACCATGATAGCAATTTGGATCAGCGGCAGTCGTGGTGGCGTGCGAGGTATGCATACTGAAGCGATGTTAGGAACTATGCTACCATTGCAACTCTATGTTTCAGCAACCGATCTTGGTTTGCAAGATACCTACTTTCGTGCAGAGTTAA belongs to Vibrio splendidus and includes:
- a CDS encoding MGMT family protein, encoding MDQFLPQIFAVIHQIPYGKVTTYGDIARFSGFPGYARHVGKALGNLPEGSKLPWYRVINSKGEISLKGDSFARQKQHLIKEGIEVSDAGKIKLRIYKWQP
- a CDS encoding VP0952 family biofilm-associated protein; amino-acid sequence: MVFTTFQFLITTLLAVVCARAISLSEGDIPVLAMVIPALWILPQGGIAGLALLVSMTTYGLTLPLQPITLSVSAWVLFPLLMVVFSRRSSLSVVIISGLIVTTLQVGIMVTQSAGKLEGVPWVTTLQTLSIIVIWWAANHLKPASRHSWWSLGLILPLWIADLPYAALVALCVTGIMASMETLTRLKTFRWNKLLCWTLPTVGFAALVITPSIEVPSPVFVVWLCLLGTAWMTDYIIRTEDNEDIDI
- a CDS encoding transporter substrate-binding domain-containing protein, which gives rise to MKWIFVVFVSVFSVFTYAKDWKQIRFTVEGAYPPFSWTTQDGQLEGFEVDLANALCIELQVKCVISKTDWDGIIPSLLSRKNDAIIAAMTITEEREKKVNFTMPYAKVPTRFVMEKGREINMDDGSLNELTIGVQRATIGDKYLSEIYPNVDIKRYGSFDEAFTDLLNGRLDSVFGGSMGLNAGFLETEQGKDYHFTGPKFTEEKWFGRGIGVAVRKQDNELKDLIDDGIQRLIDNGQHQKIASKYFSYSIYE
- a CDS encoding HlyD family secretion protein: MANKAYQWMLYLTLGTSALFALFLVASDNLAPFTTQAQLHIPTSRIAAEVSAPVVELAVKNGQDVKKGDVLVRLDPTRFELALTQAEAALVEAEQSYEANKQLLHGAEATLRQRQHEAVNAERKLKRNQQLISRKLVSQETLDDSRADTIVRQQAVEAAQADIEQIKAELEKSSDNGALAVARTRVELAQLDLDKTTIVAPVDGVISNLNLNSGTYVGAGSPVLFLVDRQHAWINADFNEKGSANLTAGTTVRLVFDAMPGEVFEGNIQGRELAIYDASSDNSGLAKVVNDDRWIRDQQKVRTQVTLPSLDHSLFSGSKVSVMVVPEATFWDVIGSAWMEVLARIRYVV
- a CDS encoding DUF2955 domain-containing protein, translating into MNNEVRGPINWSEVAWISAIVSLGMLAQLWLQLGVAAYLALYPVMAATKINDYSVRGMLKAFLPILGVACVALLVDQLFASHPAVVWVISLWVFDLARRWADTPAKLGKIYIPLLNWFLVIVFAQHGPMPMTDWVRDIAVSMVTTMVVVRFVMLFLKPPKAMPPLPMQSVPVTYQQRVIYVVMLGVGLAFLMMVDLIAATFCMMPVIIAAAQSERMNYQMVVKNCLQAHVGGCALALVFVTLLAGQHSYNWVYIIGLTSLVTMIAIWISGSRGGVRGMHTEAMLGTMLPLQLYVSATDLGLQDTYFRAELMSIVLALLVVCQGIIYGKSTSIIHHRN